The genomic stretch TGTCGCAGGTGCACTGCCCCGGCTCGCAGAACGACATCTCCATCTACGGTGACCTGCTCTTCCTGTCGACCGACTCGTCCCGCAGCGACGACTCGTGCAGCAGTGTCTCCCAGTCCGCCACGATCAAGGAGTCGTGGGAGGGCATCAAGATCTTCGACGTCAAGGACAAGAAACGGCCGCGCTACCTCAAGGCGGTCGAGACCGCCTGCGGCTCGCACACCCACACGCTGGTGCCGGCCAAGGACAAGAAGTCGGTCTACCTGTACGTCTCCTCGTACAGCCCGCAGGCCACCTTCCCGGACTGCCAGCCGCCGCACGACTCGATCAGCATCGTCAAGGTCCCGGTGAGAAAGCCGACCGACGCGGCCGTGGTCGCCACGCCGAACCTCTTCCCGGACGGCGGCTACGAGGGCCGCACGGGCGGGTCTGCGACCAGCGGGTGCCACGACATCACCGCCTACCCGGAGAAGGACCTCGCCGCCGGGGCGTGCATGGGTGACGGCGTGCTGCTGGACATCAGCAAGCGGGAGGCGCCGCGCGTGCTGCACACGGTGCGCGACACCGTCAACTTCGCGTTCTGGCACTCGGCCACCTTCAACAACCGTGGCACCAAGGTCGTCTTCACCGACGAGCTCGGCGGCGGTAGCGGGGCCACCTGCAACGAGGAGATCGGCCCGAACCGGGGCGCCAACGCGATCTACGACCTGACCGGCCGGGGCGACAACCGGAAGCTGGAGTTCCGCAGCTACTTCAAGATCCCGCGGACCAACGGCGACACCGAGAACTGCGTGGCGCACAACGGCTC from Micromonospora craniellae encodes the following:
- a CDS encoding LVIVD repeat-containing protein, with amino-acid sequence MVGLTPPRRRQLRVVSVAATGLLLASIAVASPGNAQTVTRTATESAAVEAPLGVDEISHSPNLRQIANLPKQAPFDTTAALGTDIAFQGKYAFVGNYDGFVIYDVARPSKPKIVSQVHCPGSQNDISIYGDLLFLSTDSSRSDDSCSSVSQSATIKESWEGIKIFDVKDKKRPRYLKAVETACGSHTHTLVPAKDKKSVYLYVSSYSPQATFPDCQPPHDSISIVKVPVRKPTDAAVVATPNLFPDGGYEGRTGGSATSGCHDITAYPEKDLAAGACMGDGVLLDISKREAPRVLHTVRDTVNFAFWHSATFNNRGTKVVFTDELGGGSGATCNEEIGPNRGANAIYDLTGRGDNRKLEFRSYFKIPRTNGDTENCVAHNGSLIPVLGKDIMVQAWYQGGISVWDFSDSRKPKEIGFWERGPISDTQLIVGGSWSAYYYNGHIYSSDIQKGLDVLELNDWRTWSAKLVHYREFNVQTQPSYLSW